Genomic segment of Prochlorothrix hollandica PCC 9006 = CALU 1027:
CCGCAAAACTCCAGGGATCTGCGGCCTGGGTGAGCAAGGCGGGGAGGGGGGTTCCCTGGGCGATCGCCCCCGTCATCAGGGCCAATAAGGGCACTAGATCACGACCACAGCCGTGAAATCCCACAATTTTGCCCCGCCGGTTAAGAATCACCTTGGCCATCTGGGGCAGGCCCGTTAGGGGATCCTGGCAGTGGGCCATGAGGCTGGTCATGGGTCCCAGGGATCTGTAGCGCTGGCTTTGGGGTTCCGTCAGGCCCACCCGCACCAGGGGCAGGGGCAGGGGCAAGGTATAGGGAAGATGGGCATAATCCATGGGGCGATGGCTTTGGTTCAGGGCATGATCGAGGGCGATCGCCCCTTCCTGCACCGCCAACAGGGGCAAATCATAGCCCCCCAACCGGGCACCACAGGCGTAAATCTGGGGGTGGGGCGTTTGTAAATAGCCGTTGACGGGAATGGGGCTGTGACTCCCCCGTTGGATCCAAGGCTGGAGGCGATCGGGGGTTCGATCGCCCTGACCATAGATATCGGGACTCACCACGGTAGCACTGGCCACGGTAGCACTCGCCACGGTAGCACTCGCCACGGTAGCACTCGCCCCAGTAGCACTCGCCACGGCAGACCCATCTAGCCACAGCGCTTGGGCAATGGGGGATTGCTGTTGCCCCACCACCCTCACCCCCTGGGGATGGCTCTCCACCCGTAGGGCTGGGTTGCCTGTTATGACCCTGATCCCTTGGGCCTCCCAGTGGTGTTGGTAATGGGCACTAATGTCGGGATCTTCCTGGGGGAGAAGATGGGTCGTGGCCACCGTCAGAGTCACCTGACAACCCCAGCCCTGAAGGCAGGCAGCCCAGGCCAACGTTTGGGGAGAAGATCCCACCATAATCCAAGACTGGGGCAAGTCAGGGGGGGGATCCTGGAGCAGCCCCTGGGCTGTAAAGGGGGAAACGGTCTCCAAGCCAGGGAGGGCTGGAATCTGGGGGATTGAACCCAGGGCCAAGAGATAGCGCCGCGATCGCAGCAGCCGTTGTCCCACCCTCAACCCTAAGGGGGAATTGCCGTGAAATTCCAGGGTCTCTGTCCGGCGATCGACAGCGATGACATCAATGCCCGTCAAGGCCAAGGTGTCTGCCCCCAGGGGGTCAGCCAGCCGGAGCCGGTCCAGGTGCTGCGATCGCCACTGCACCCAGGATTGTCCCCCCCAGGGCAAAGGCCAAGGGAACCCCCCGGTATCCAGTGCCGGGGATGCCTCATCGGTGGGGAAGACCCAGGCAACCCTGGCCAGCCAGTGCCCAGCCCGCAGTGCTGCCTGGTGGGCCGCTAGGGTTGCCCCCACCACCACCACGTCATAGTCATACATGAGCTAGTGCGATATTGAGTGCGCTATGGGGCTACCCACTTAAGGCGAAAACGTGGGGCGCTCCGCGCCCCCAGATCCCATTAATCCTGTCCCGTTTTAAGGAGAAGCCCCGATATTGAGGGCGAGGGAGCATCCCAGTTTGGCAACTCCCTCATCCCCCAGCCCCGTCTCCCAGGGCGGGAGAAGGGGAGCCAGAATGTTCAAAGTCCCTCTCCCTTTCTGGGAGAGGGATTTAGGGTGAGGGCAGCCAACGCGGGATGCATCCGAGGGAGATCGAGGTATGGCATCGAGGCATGGGATCCAGTTAAGTGACCGATTGCATGGCTGCATCCAGAACCACCTGCTGGAACTGAATCACATCCCGGCGGGGATCGACATGGCTCACCCGCAGATGAATTTGATCCCCCAGGCGCACCGTGCGGTCAAAGCGAGTCGCCAACTCTAAGCCCAAATCCTCCAACAGAATCAGCGCCAGGTTTTCATGCTCCCGCAGCCACCGCAGCACCAAGGCAGGCCACACCTGATTGCCCTGACGACGGAGATATTCCAGCCCCCAATAGCGGTTGGTTTGGCGCTCCACCAGGGTGGCCTCATAGGAGGTGCTGCTGGCACTGACCAGCAATTCCTGCATTTTTTCCGGGGTAAAGGGCAGACTGTCACCCCGCAGGTGAGCCTTAATTTGGAAATGGGCCAGAAAATCACTATAGCGACGGATGGGGGAAGTCACCTGGGTGTAGGTGGCCAGCCCCAAACTGGCATGGCGGGCGGGGGTGAGGCTCACCTCACTGCGGGGCATACAGCGACGAATGGCACAGTCCCGCACCGGACCGGGGGGCAGTAAAGCCAACTCGTCATCCGGGGGCAGTTCCGGCTGGGGCTGATGGCGGAAGGGCAAGGCCAAGTCATGGGTTTGGCCATAGTGCCCCGCCACTTCTCCGGCCAAAATCATCATTTCTGCCACCAACTGCCGGGAAGCCGACTCCTCCAGCACATCGATGGTGATTTCCTCGGCATCGGACACCTTAATGGAGGCTTCCGGCATCCGAATGGTGATCGATCCCTGGGACTCTCGCCATTGTTGGCGACGGACGGCCCATTTATGCAAGGTGCCTAGCTCGGCCTCGGCTTGAATCCCCAACTCCAGCATTTCATCCACATCCTCATAGGTAAGGCGATAGGTGGGCTGAACTGTACTGGGGACAATGCAATAGTCCTCGACGGCACCGCTGTCGGTCAGAATGACCCCAAAGCTGAGGGCACCACAGCGTTTACCCTGAATCAAGCTCATGGGTCCGGTGGCCAGATCCTTAGGGAACATGGGCACCATGCCGGTGGGCAAATAGAGGGTCGTGCTGCGACGGCGAGCCTCCAGATCTAAGGCATCTTCAGGGGAAACCCAACGGGTGGGGTCAGCAATGTGGATCCACAAACGTTCTTGACCGGAGTCTAAGACCTCCACGCTTAAACCATCGTCAATTTCCTGGGTGCTCTCATCGTCAATGGTGTAGGTCTTGAGGTGGCTGAGGTCCCGCCGATCGCCATCGGGATCAACGGGGGGATTCTGCAACAAGGAGTGGGTCACATCGAGCACCTTTTGGGCAAAGTGGATGGAAATTTGACTGCGGCGCAGAAATAAGTTCTCATGAACATCCCAGAGTCCCAGATCGATCAACAGTTGCAAGGCCGCTTCTGGGGTATCCGATCGCTGCAAGGATGTCAGCAATTCGCTAGCCGGTGCCCGGTGCTTAGCCTCCGCGCCAAAGGTGGCCAAGTTCTCTAAGGAGTCCAACCAAGGACGATCGTCGTCATCCCAGGCGGGGCGATCGGTTCCCGGCTGGGGATCCGCTGTCCAAGCCATGGCTTGGGCGACCCGTTGGGTAAAGACCTGCCACTGCACCTGGCGCTGGGTTTCCACCTCCTGTTGATGCCTGAGTTCGGTCACCTGGGCCAGGGATCGGGGTTCGTAGCTATCTTTGCGTTGCTTAAAGTAGAGCTTATCTTCCGATAGTAAATAGTGGGCTGCATAACAATGCTCCGGTTCCTGGGCGGAGAACAACAGCAACGCTAAGTCTAAAGGCGTTGTCGGTGTCCCCTCTTCCACCAGAAATTCCCAGGCCACTTCCAAGGCAGACTCATCTAAATAGGGTTCCAGGGCTGCCCGAAACTTAGCAATCTGCTCCGGGCGATAGCTCTGGCCCTGTACTTCATAGGCAATTTGACGGGGGTGTAAGGTGTGAGACTGTCCCCGCTCATCGATCGCAATCCAATGTTTTTTACCCTCAGGACGATCCAAGACCGCAAGCCGTCGATCGGCTCCCTGGCGAAACTCAATCAGGGTTCCCTTATCCACCCGCCGTGACTCAACTTTTTTTACAAAACCACCAGTAGTCTCCCCCAAACCATCCCCAGGCTTACCACAGTACGGAGTTCGCCTTGACGGTTGGGTGGGGTTCCCAGGAACTGATCAGCCCCGAACCCGCAACCTCCACCCTGCCAGGATGACCGTTGGGGTTCTGGAGTAATTCAGGGAATTTCTCTAGAAAAACCAGACCTAGAAAAACCAGACCCAGAAGAACCAGACCTAGAAAAACGGGTATCAACTTAAGCCGGGACAGTGGGGCGCTCCGCGCCCCACTGTCCCGTTAATCTTGTCCCGCTTTAAGCGGGAACCCGAAAAACCAGACCCAGAAAAACCAGAAGAAAGCTAGACCGTAAGCCCCTTTCTTCCCCGTTCTCCATCAATCCCCTGTCTATGCTTGCATGTCCCTCGACACTTTGAAAACCTCTTAGCTCACAATGCCCGACCACTGCACCTTCTTTTCCCCTGTACGGCGATAGGAGAAAAAATGCTGCGGCTCTTGATAGGTGCAATGGGGAGCAACGGAGATCTGGGCCGGATCAATCCCCAACGCCGCCAATTGTAAGCAGTTGACCCGACGCACATCTAAACGCACCCGATCGGGATCGGGATCGCTCAACAGGGGAGAGTCAGATAAATCCTGTAACTGAGCCAGCACCTCGCCATCACTGAGATCCGATCCCACCAGAGAACGGCCCACCGCCACCGCCACCGTCCGTTCCACCTGGTAGACCTCACCCCCAATGGCCGGACCCAGGGCAATACGGAGATGGGACAATTGGCTACCCTGGTTCTGAAACTGCTGGATGGCCAGGGGCACAATGCGAGCCGCCGTACCGCGCCACCCGGCATGAACGGCAGCGGTTCGCCCTGTTTTAGCATCCCCAATTAACACCGGGGTACAGTCTGCCGTGGCCACCCACACCGCTTCCTGGGGTCCCGTCGTCACCAAACCGTCCCCCCGATCCAATGGTCCCCGATGTTCCATCATCTGTGCCCCCAATGCACCCTGGATGGCGTGGGTATCTAGGGTACGCAACACCTGGTTGCCATGAACCTGCTGGAGACGATAGACCGCTGCGGTGGAATCCAAGACTTCCACCATATCTGTGGGACTACGGGGCCACCATTGGTGGGTAAAAAAACCATGGGTCCAAGCATCCAAAATGCTACACCGCAGGTAGGGCAACCGATTCCACTCTTCCCAATACCAAGTTTGCATAGTGATTTCACTCAGCGTTGCGCTCATGGTCTGATGATCAACCGCCCCCCATTAATTCGGTCATGCGGTCATGCGGTCATGCGGTCATGCACTCATACGGTGATGCACTCATGCACTGACGCAATAGGCGATCGCTGATGCAGCGGGAGCCTGCCCTTAGACTAGTCGGAACACCGACCCATTCCTCCCCGACCCCCCGGATTTTGGCCAGGGTTTCAGACAGCGGGATTAGGGTACATTCCAGGGTGCTTACGGGGAGGGGGGGACAGGGAAAACATCAAATACTCCCCCAGCAACAGGCCAAAATCATGGGCAAGCCCTGGGCAGTTTCAGCATAGATCCCAGGGTCACCTAGATTGCCTGGGGGGGATTGTCAACTTACCACAAGGCTGGGATAGGCGTATCGGCTCCCCCTGACTCTGCGCTGGCTGGGCCAGACTGGGTTGGGGTTGAGTCGCCTGCGGTTCCATCTGGGTTAGCCGCAGAATTAACGGAAGCGGAGGGTGCGGAATCCCCAGCGGCGGTGGGTTGTTCCCCAGCACTAGGAACCGATGCCGGTGCTTGGGCGGTGGGGGTATCCGGCAATTGGTTAGATACCGTTTCAATGACAGATAGAGGCTGGGCCGCAGGGGATCCCGGTGCGGGGGGTCCATACAGGTCGCCTTCGGCGGTGGCTGGGGTAGAGCCAGCGGGAGTATCCCCCCCTAAGGTTTGGCCCGTTGCTGGGGGAGTATTTATAGTTGCCGGGTCTGCGTTATCTTCTGGGTTACTTCCCCCTGTGAAAAAGGAGAAAATGCGGTTGAGACGATCGCCAACAGTAACATCGCCAACAGTAACATCGGGTTCGGCAGCATCGGGTTCAGCAGCAGCATCGGGTTCGGCAGCACCCGGATCGTTGGAGCGGTTAGCTTCTGGGGTCAGATCCGAGGTTGAAGTGTTGTCGCCATCGGCTTGTAAGTATTCCACCACGCGATCGGCCCCAATAAAGGCCGCACTGGCAGCAACGGCAACGAGAAAGACGGTAATCCACTGCAACATAAGTTGACCTCACTACGGAGGGTAGGGTTAAACGACTAGAGGGGTTGAGCGTAGGGCCAGACCTGGGGCGATTTGGGGCGACCTGGGGTGACCTGGGACTGAGAAGTAGCAAGCCCCATCAACAGGGCGATCGTTCGGGGGCTTGCTCCAAAACCGCGACGCTAATATGCCCTGTCTAATATGCCCTGTCTAACATGCCCTATGTCCAGGGTGCCTTGTTGCCTCCCCATCCACAAGGGACAACGGCGATCGATCGCCCCAAGGACCCTGCTCAAGGATCCTACTGAACCAACGGCTTACCCCGATCACCCCCTAGACTCAGCCCTAGGATGACCAGAGACCCCCAGGGGAAGTTACCCCAGATTGTGGGTGCCCGATCGGGTATGGCAGGTTTTGTTTTACAGGTTTTGTTTTACAGGTTTTGTTTTACAGGTCTGGTTTTACAGGTCTGGTTTTACAGGTCTAATGTCAACACCCCATCAAATCTTAATCTAGACAGCCTGAACCGCTGGGGGGATCAGAGCGCCATGGGACGGCCAGAGTTACCTAAAAGCCCCAGGGGACAAGGATTCCCCAGGATGCCCTGAGGCAGCGGCCCAGGGCCGCTGCCCTGACAGGGGTACCAAACTTTCTGCCCAAACCCCAGAAATGTCCGGACATAGGGACTAAGGTTAAGTTTTGATTAAAGGAGATAAAAAGGGGGATGGGTGGGCAGCCCAAATCAGCCCTAAATCATTGCCACAGCCACCGGAGAGTAGGACTGACCACCGGCACCAGTCTCTAAACCTATGGCCAAACCCTGGGGCGGACTGACTTTAACCCACAGGTCCGACGACTAAACAATCTGCCCCGTCAAGACAATGGGGTTGGCCAATCTCCAAGGCACAGTCAATCTCTAAGCCCAACGCATCTAGTGGCAACGCATCTAGTGGCAACGCATCTAGTGGCAACACAGTGGTCTTACCTAGATTATAGGTCGATATTATGGGCCGATCGATTATCGGCAGAACCGTATCTAATTCTACGACATCAACTCCCCACGGTCATAGATACTAATGGGTAGCCTGATCCCCCCCACCCACCAGGGTGTTGTTCCCCTTGCTGACAGAGGTTGAGTACTCCATGATCGATTCCTTTTGGTTACTGATCTCCTCTGGTCTGATCTTTATGATGCAGCCCGGCTTTATGTGTTTAGAAGCCGGGTTGATCCGTGCCAAAAATAGCACCAATGTCGCGATTAAAAATTTTGTAGATTTTGGGATCTCGGTGCTGCTGTTTTGGGCGATCGGCTACGGCTTGATGTTTGGCACCACCCACCAGGGCTGGATTGGCACCAATAATTTCTTAATGCCCTTAGAAGTAAACCCAGAGCGAGCCAGCTTTTTTATTTTCCAGGTCATGTTTTGCAGCACCGCCATTACGATCATTTCCGGGGCGGTGGCAGAGCGCTTGCGTTTTCCGGCTTATCTCCTCATTACCTGCGTCACCTCTGGTTTGATCTATCCCATCTTTGGCCATTGGGCCTGGAATGGTTTTGCCACGCCCTTACACACTGGCTGGTTACGGCACCTGGGTTTTGTGGACTTTTCCGGCTCCACCGTGGTTCATAGTATTGGCGGTTGGGTCGCCCTAGCTGCCCTGTTGGTGCTGGGACCGCGCCAAGGCCGTTTTCCCCCCCATAGCCCTGCCCAGATCATTCCTGCCTCGAACCTTCCCCTATCGGTGTTGGGGACGTTTTTAATTTGGGTAGGGTGGCTAGGGTTTAACGGGGGCAATACCTTGATGTTTGACGATCGCGTGGCGGGCATCCTGGGCCATACAGTCATGGCGGGGGCAACGGGAATGATCGTGGCCCTAGTCCTGGGGTGGTGGCTGCGGGGTGCCCCCGATGTACCCATGCTGATCAATGGTTCCCTGGGGGGACTGGTGGGTGTTACCGCCTCCTGTCATGTGATCACCACGGCCCAATCGGTCATTATTGGGGCCGTGGCGGCGGCGATCGTCGTGGCCTGCGATCGCTTTCTGGAATCCCTACGCATTGATGATGCCGTGGGAGCCGTCGCCGTCCATACCGGAGCTGGCATCTGGGGTACCTTAGCCGTGGCTCTATTTGGCAACTTAGAGCTGATGGGCCTGGATATGAGCCGTTGGCAACATCTCCAAGTGCAACTGCTGGGCATCGCCACAGCTTTCCTCTGGGGGTTTGTCTTGCCCTACCTCCTCTTTCGCACCATTAATACTTGGTTCCCCTTTCGCGTCTCCGCAGCCCAAGAGGAATCCGGTCTCAATAGTTCCGAGCACAATATCCGGGAAGAGATTCAGGACCTATTCCAGGTGATGGAACGGCAAGCCCAAGCCCAGGACTTGAGCCTGCGGGTGCCGGTGGAACCTTTTACGGAAGTGGGGCGCATTGCCCAACGCTATAACCAGGTTATGGATGCCTTACAAGAGGCAATTTTGCGCACAGAAGCCATTGTCAACACCGCTGCCGATGCCATCCTCACCTTCCGGGAGTCAGACTTACAAATCCTCAGCGCCAACCCCAGTGCCAGTCAGATTTTCGGGCGATCGATTCCAGACCTCTGTAGCCTCACCCTCCGGGATCTGATCGCCGATAACAGTCGCTTGCCAACGTCAATGATAGAGTCGATCGCGGTAGCAAATACGGGACAGAGCTGTAACATTTATCAAGAATTTCAAGGCCAGCAGGTGGATGGCCAGGGGGTTCCCCTAGAAGGCAGTATGGCCAAGGCGACCTTGGGCGATCGATCCTTTTTAACCGGCATTTTTCGGGACATTTCAGAGCGGAAACAGGCCGAAACTCAAATGCAGTCCCTCATGGCCCAGCTTCAGCACACATCCCTCGCCCTCCAAAACAAGAATCAAGATCTTGAAACCGCCATGCATCGCTTGCAGCGCACCCAAGCCCAACTGGTGCAACAGGAAAAAATGGCTAGTCTCGAAAAAATGGTGGGGGGCATTGCCCACGAATTTAATAATCCTGTCAACTATATTTTTGGTAACTTAGTCCATTTACAGCAGTACGCCCACGATCTGCTCAACTTGCTGCAATCCTACCAAAACCACTTTCCCAACCCCGGCCCAGCCATTCAACAACAGATGGAGACCATCGATCTAGACTTCGTGCAAGACGACTTGCCCAAAATTCTCCATTCCATTCAACAGGGGGCGATCCGCATCCGAGATATCGTACAATCCCTGAGAATCTTTTCCCGATTGGATGAGGCTAGTCTCAAGCGAGTAGACCTCCACAGTGGCTTAGACAGTACCCTACTCCTGCTCCAGGGTCGGTTGCGGGGCAGTGGCGGATTCCCCAGCATTGAAGTCCGCAAAACCTATGAACCCGTACCTCTGGTGGAATGTTATGCCGGCTCTCTGGGGATCACGCCGAAGACTGTTAAATATGATACCATTTGAATGAAGGGTTGTTATTGGAATCCTGTCTGTACAAAGCTTTTACGGATCATTACCCAAGCTTATCAGCCTCATTCCCAGAGAGCCGTTATGCCAAAGAACTGAACCAGGTTTGTTTGCATATTTTGAGCAATGCCATTGATGCCCTCTATGAGGCTATGGTTATCAACCAGGCCAAAGGCATCGATTTTCATCCCGCCATTGACATCAAAATTCTAGCGATATCTGATCAGGAGCGAGTGTCTATTCAAATCCATAATAATGGCCCAGAAATTCCCCAAAATATTCAATCTAAACTCTTTGATCCGTTCTTCACCACTAAACCGGTGGGACAAGGTGTGGGATTGGGTCTAGCGGAAAGTTATAAAATCATTGTTGATCAACATGGGGGTGATCTATGGTGCCAATCATCTCCCCATGGCACCACCTTTAGCCTCTCCATTCCCATCACCCAAGCTGCCTATCTAAAGTCATGACGATGAAGGCTTACCGCTTACAGCAAGACAAGACTAACGGGACAGTGGGGCACGGATCGCCCCACTGTCCCGGATTAAGTTGATACCCAAGATGAACCCATAACCACCGTCTGGAGCCAGTCTAAAACCCAAGTGTTGACCCGATCGGGACACTCATCTTGTAAACAATGGCCTGCCCCGTCCACCATGATCAATTGCAGGCGGGGGTTTAAAGCTCCACAACGGGCCGCTAATAGGGGAGGCACCAGACGATCAGCCTGACCCCACAGCAACAAGAGGGGCACCTGTAACTGGGGCAACACCTGCTTGGCGCGATAGGGCGGGGGAACCTGGGCCATCCCACGGCTGATAAACCGTAACGCTTGGGCAGCATGGCGATCGCGGGCCGGTGCCGACACCATCTGCTGCAACCCCTCATCCACCACCGCCGTCTCCCCATAGGCACTGGCCAAGGCAGGGTAAAGAATACGGGGCGATCGCACCAACGCCAACAGTGGGTTAATCAACCATGGCCCGGTGAGCGCCAGTTGCATAGCCTGACCCAAGGGTCGCCCCCAACGCTGCAAACCCCGCATCAGTTTGGTGACCATTACTGGTAAATCCGGCAACAGCACCGAGTTATCGGGCAAATTCACCCAAACTAATCCCCTGACCATGGCCGGAGCCTGAACCGCCACCGTCATCGCCACCACCGAACCCAGGGAATTGCCCACCAGCACCACCGGCTCCCCCACAAAGGTACGCCAAAAGTCTTGCACCATCTCTCCCCAGAACACTGGGCTATAGGGGGCCGCAGCCTTTTGGGATGCCCCAAACCCCAACAAGTCCAAGGCATAAACCGTGGTGTATTGACCCCAGACCGGGAGGTTCTGTCGCCAATGATAGGAACTCGCCCCAAACCCATGGAGACAGATCAAGGGAGGGTAAAGCGGGGACCCCGATTCCGGGGGGCGATCGGGACTGAGGGTGCAGTAGGACACCTGCCATCCCCGCCAATACCAGTCCCGCATCTGGGGCATCATCGGGGAAGAGGGGGGTAATGCAGTCATAGGGAAAAACTAAGTCCTAGCAGGAGAGGGACAGGGGGGCACATGTCAGGGTTGGGGGGGTGCATCGTAGGGGCGAAGCATGGGCGGCAAAACTTGGGGCGATCACCCAGAGAATACCTGCGCCCATGCTTCGCCCGTACCCAAAATGGGGGCATTGACCTCCCCTGATTTCAATCCGATCCTGCCCCCCCAATGACGAGATGCGCCCGGGACAGGGTTCCCGCTTCAAGCGGGACAAGATTAATGGAATAGTGGGGCGCGGAGCGCCCCACTGTCCCGGCTTAAGTGGATACCCGAGGGACAGGTCTATTTTAAGTTCCGTTTTAAGTTCCGTTTTAAGTTCCGTTTTAAGTTCCGTTTTAAGTTCCGTTTTAAATTCCGTTTTAAATTCCGTTTTAAATTCCGGGCACCTCGAAAAATCCAAATTCTCGCCCCTGTGCCAACGCAAGAATAGGGGTTGTGGCGGGCGGCGAAGCCGCCCAACCCAATTAATCGAGGTGCCCTTCCGTTTTAAATTCCGTAACAATTCTGAGGGGAACGGGGAAAAATGATGGGCTAGATGGCTGAAATAGGGCAAGATTAACCTTAAGGTAACCTTGACTGGGCTGATCCATGGCCTAAGTTAAGAATCCGGGGAGAACTACTCCAGGCGGGGCTACCCTTCACCCCGCCCCACATCTAGACAGTAGACCTGATGGCACCCCCCAGGCAACAGAGGCATACCCCTAGGGCGGCAAACAGTCTAATCATGGAAAACAACCCAGAATTTGGGTTTAAAGCGATCATTAGGCTGGTATTAGACCGATCGAAATCATAGCTCCTACGGTAGCTTTTTGTAACGATTCGACACCGAGAGTTCTAGCCCCCAACCCTTACCTCCCTGGTCCATGAACACACCTGAGTCTGTTGATCCCATCACCCTCCTACACCAAGACGTAAACCTCTGGAACCAGTGGCGTGAGCAAAACCTAGACACCAAAATTAGTCTGCGGGGTTTGGATTTACATGGTCTACACCTGATTCGCGCCAACTTCAATGGCTTAAATTTGACCGGGGTAGACCTCAGTGATGCCGATCTCAGTGGAGCCAGCCTCATTGGAACCAACCTACGGCGAGCCGATCTCTCAGGGGCCAAACTCATTGGCTGTAGTTTAGTGGGGGCAAAGCTAATCGGTGCCGACCTGAGCCATGCCAACTTAGTGGCATCCAAGCTCATCAGCGCCCAACTGGTGGGGGCAGACTTGAGTGATGCTAACCTTAGTAACGCTAATTTACGCAAAGCGGATCTATTGGGGGCAGAACTGCGGGATACCCAGTGCCACCAGGCGGACTTTACGGAAGCAGACTTAACCCGTGCCTGCTTAGGAAATGCCGATCTCCAGGAGGCTATTTTTAAGCATACTAATTTGACGCGGGCCAGTTTTAATGGGGCCAAACTGAAGGGGGTGGATCTGCGGCACTCCCTGTTAACGGATGCAGCCCTGGGCCATGCCTACTTAGTGGGGGCCATTATGAATCAAACCGTTCTCCAGACAACCCACCTCAATCCCGACTTACTCAGGGGTGTGGTCATTCAAGACACCTAGGGCAACGGGGCTAGCAACTTAAAGCGGAAACCCAGTTACAGGAGGGGTGGCCGGGTCGAGACAGGGTTAAAACAGAGTCAGACCCTAGGGCTTACCGCTTACAGCGGGACAAGATTAACGGGACAGTGGTAATTATTCAGGGGTCCACAGGAGAATGAGGGTTTCAGGCTCTAGACAACAGACCTTAGGCGATGTGAGAGGGGCCATTTCACTGGGGTGGGTTCACCGATTTTGGTAGGGGCAATCCCCCCGTGGTTGCCCCGGTTGTGGGTCGCCAAGAGGGTCGGCACGGGGGCGAGAACCCTACCCGAGGTCAATTGTTCCAAGGTGAAATGCACCCCGTTGATCCGGCTCTGACCGGAGATCGTGGGGCTGAAACCCGACTCATTTCCCCCTGAATAGTTACGGGACAGTGGGGCGCTCCGCGCCCCGCTGTCCCGGATTAAGTTGATACCCGACTAGGGGACTAGAACACACAAAACCAGAACACACAAAACTAGAACACACAAAACCAGAACACACAAAACCAAGTCCTTTAGTCTTGGCCATAGGGTTGACGATCGCGATCTAAGCGAAACATCAACACCCCTAACGGGGGCAAACATAAATCCAAAGAATAGGGGTGATTGTGGAACGGCCATTCCTCCGCCCATTTGCCCCCCAAATTGCCCATATTACTGCCCCCATATTCCCGCGCATCACTGTTAAACAGTTCCGTATAAAAGCCAAATTCCGGAACTCCAATGCGGTAGTGGGCATGGGGCTGGGGCGTAAAGTTACAAACCACCACCCCAAAGTCCTGGGGATCGGCCCCCCGCCGGAGAAACGAAATGACACTGTGGCGGTTGTCACTACAATCAATCCAGTCAAACCCCGATTCCTGGAAATCCTGGCTATACAGGGCCGGTTGACTGCGGTACAGGTGATTCAGATCCTGAAGAAAACGTTTCAACTGGTGATGTAAGGGATC
This window contains:
- a CDS encoding alpha/beta fold hydrolase, giving the protein MTALPPSSPMMPQMRDWYWRGWQVSYCTLSPDRPPESGSPLYPPLICLHGFGASSYHWRQNLPVWGQYTTVYALDLLGFGASQKAAAPYSPVFWGEMVQDFWRTFVGEPVVLVGNSLGSVVAMTVAVQAPAMVRGLVWVNLPDNSVLLPDLPVMVTKLMRGLQRWGRPLGQAMQLALTGPWLINPLLALVRSPRILYPALASAYGETAVVDEGLQQMVSAPARDRHAAQALRFISRGMAQVPPPYRAKQVLPQLQVPLLLLWGQADRLVPPLLAARCGALNPRLQLIMVDGAGHCLQDECPDRVNTWVLDWLQTVVMGSSWVST
- a CDS encoding pentapeptide repeat-containing protein; the encoded protein is MNTPESVDPITLLHQDVNLWNQWREQNLDTKISLRGLDLHGLHLIRANFNGLNLTGVDLSDADLSGASLIGTNLRRADLSGAKLIGCSLVGAKLIGADLSHANLVASKLISAQLVGADLSDANLSNANLRKADLLGAELRDTQCHQADFTEADLTRACLGNADLQEAIFKHTNLTRASFNGAKLKGVDLRHSLLTDAALGHAYLVGAIMNQTVLQTTHLNPDLLRGVVIQDT